From the genome of Castor canadensis chromosome 4, mCasCan1.hap1v2, whole genome shotgun sequence, one region includes:
- the Ap1s3 gene encoding AP-1 complex subunit sigma-3, which translates to MIHFILLFSRQGKLRLQKWYTTLPDKERKKITREIVQIILSRGHRTSSFIDWKELKLVYKRYASLYFCCAVENQDNELLTLEIVHRYVELLDKYFGNVCELDIIFNFEKAYFILDEFIIGGEIQETSKKAAVKAIEESDMLQETMEEYMNKPTF; encoded by the exons ATACATTTCATCTTGCTCTTCAGTCGACAAGGGAAATTGCGGTTGCAAAAATGGTATACCACTCTCCCtgacaaagagaggaaaaagatcaCCCGTGAAATTGTTCAGATCATTCTCTCTCGTGGTCACAGGACAAGCAGTTTTATTGACTGGAAGGAGCTAAAACTTGTTTATAAAAG gTATGCTAGTTTATATTTTTGCTGTGCAGTAGAAAATCAAGACAATGAGCTCTTGACACTAGAGATTGTGCATCGGTATGTGGAGTTGCTGGACAAATACTTTGGAAAT GTCTGCGAGCTGgatattatctttaattttgaaaaGGCGTATTTTATCCTTGATGAGTTTATCATAGGTGGAGAAATTCAGGAAACATCCAAGAAAGCTGCCGTCAAAGCCATTGAAGAATCGGATATGTTACAGGAG ACGATGGAAGAATACATGAATAAGCCTACATTTTAA